CGTGGTCTCATCCATTGGGGTAGCCACCGCTTATTGCGCTTCCAGATCAGGTTGTCGGCCACGCCGTACCTGACGATCGTCAGGGCGACCAGCGAGATCAGGTTGGACAGCAGATAGTACATGCCCAGGCCAGCCGTCAGCAGGTAGATCATCGGGCCGCGCAGCAGAAATGCCGCGTTGTTCATGAATAAAAAGAACACCAGCCGCAGCACCCGTCCGCGTGTCTGCTGCCGGTCGGAGAAGACCCAGTGCTCGGTGAGGGCAAAGTTCCAGATCGTCGATCCCTGGGTGGCAAGCACCGCCGACAGCAGGTAGTGCAATCCGAGCAGCTCGGTCATGCCCGCCAGCAGCAGCAGATTGACGACGAGGCCGGAGATGCCGACCGTCAGGAACCGCATGAAGCGCAGGGAATCGCCGCTCACCCGCAGACGATAGAGATGGCGCAGGTACTTGATCCCTTCCCTGAGCGACGCTTTACTTTCGCCCGCATGCCTGCTGCCGAAGTGGAAGCCGACCTCGGCGATGCGTAGCTCCGGAGTCTGAACCAGGATCTCCAGCAGGATCTTAAAGCCATACGGTTTGAGCTGATCGACGTTCAGGGCCGTGCGGCGCACAACAAAAAAGCCGCTCATCGGATCACTCACCGCGCGCAGCCGCTTCGGAAACGTCACGCGCGCAGCCGTTGTCGACGCGCGTGAGAGCGATGCCCGCAGCCGATTGAACTCGTTCGCGTCGCCCTGCTGGCAGTAGCGGCTGCCAATCACCAGATCGATGTCGCCCCGGCGGGTGCGTTCGAGCATCTGCGGCACCAGCTCAGGCGGATGTTGCAGGTCGGCATCCATCACGCAGATCCACGGCGCTCGTGCCACCGTCATGCCCAGCACCACGGCACCCGCAAGCCCGTCTTGCCGCTCACCGACAGGCCGATGGATCACACGGAGCGTACAGCGCGCCTTTTCCTGCATTGCCTCAATCGATCCAACCGTGTCGTCATCGCTATCGTCCATGAACACGACTTCAAACGGCACGTCCTGCAACGCCTGCTCAAGACGCTCGATCAGCGGCTCGATGTTGCCTGCCTCGTTCCTGGTTGGTACCACGATCGACACTGCTGGGGGGAGGTGGAGGTTTGCGGGCGAATCGGCCTTGTCACGAACAGCTCCCCAGGCTCCCGCACAGGCGCCATCCACGTCAATGCGATGCGATGGATGTACCATAATTTCATGTCCTCTCGTAAGAACACTGCTCATACGGATGCTCGCTGCTACGGATCGCCGTTCTGGATGTTTGAGGAGAGTCCTCAAATACCTTTGTCGCCCCTAAGATGCTCAGCCTCCTTTGATCCACCGCCACGCCAGGCGGTAAAGCAGATAGCCAGAGAAACCAAGAGTCGGCACAGCAGATGACATGGTCGAGATGATCTTGGATGAAACCGTGCAACAGATAAAAAAGACCTCAAACCGTGGTTGAAGCAGCAGCGGTTCAGCGCTATCGCCCTGAGCGATAGAGTCTCGCGCATGGACGTTACTGCAACCAACGGAGTTGCGTCAGCCCACGCTCGTGGCTCGCCAAACCTCCCCATCCTGTTCGCTGGTCGACAACTGGTGGGAAAGCATGCTGGTGAGATAGAGCAGTGCTACCGATGTTGGTTGATCTGAAGCTGGGTGATGCACGTAGAGTAGATCGCTCTGGGAGTCTGGGAAGATGCCGTACAGTGCCGATCGTAACATTGGCGAGATGGTATGATCCAGCGACCTTAAGCACAAGATCTTGCGTGCTGCTGCGGAACTGGCTCGTGTGGTCGTCGGCTGAATAGCACCCCAAATACTGTCCAGCTCTATTCTATAGATCGCGGTTGGTGTCTCCCCTCTAGCGCTGTGCCTTCAACCTGCCTGGACGACCACATCGGCTGCTCCAATGAGGTCATACCAACCGGCTGCCAGTGCGCAAAAACACCCACCATGCATCAGTGATTCGTATCTGGCGTGCTCAGATGTCACCGGCACTCAACGAGTTAAGATGACAGCGTACGACTCCACGGGTGGGCGGCTGCATTACGCGGTTAGACAGGTTGGCTATTCCTTAGAAGACTGAATGATGTACCTAACGCCGCCCTCGGCGTTACTGTACCGGGCTGTGGAACCCGAAATGTATGTATTATGATGGAGTTAAGCCGTAGAACTCGCAATACGTACATCTACGTACAAACAGCGGCGAGGCCCCGT
This DNA window, taken from Herpetosiphonaceae bacterium, encodes the following:
- a CDS encoding glycosyltransferase family 2 protein encodes the protein MSSVLTRGHEIMVHPSHRIDVDGACAGAWGAVRDKADSPANLHLPPAVSIVVPTRNEAGNIEPLIERLEQALQDVPFEVVFMDDSDDDTVGSIEAMQEKARCTLRVIHRPVGERQDGLAGAVVLGMTVARAPWICVMDADLQHPPELVPQMLERTRRGDIDLVIGSRYCQQGDANEFNRLRASLSRASTTAARVTFPKRLRAVSDPMSGFFVVRRTALNVDQLKPYGFKILLEILVQTPELRIAEVGFHFGSRHAGESKASLREGIKYLRHLYRLRVSGDSLRFMRFLTVGISGLVVNLLLLAGMTELLGLHYLLSAVLATQGSTIWNFALTEHWVFSDRQQTRGRVLRLVFFLFMNNAAFLLRGPMIYLLTAGLGMYYLLSNLISLVALTIVRYGVADNLIWKRNKRWLPQWMRPRIGDLKVDRVSRLAVKMHHRWYPIG